The Flexibacter flexilis DSM 6793 genome window below encodes:
- a CDS encoding WG repeat-containing protein — protein MAGIFFTLFYGIMAVILGVLISGSFKKFSQNQGFAKSFAPVLVALPVLAIIGSVGWFIRSEHLKEAKRSFEAKNTRWGLMDKTGKYTIAPTYLWPLEEVNAQGITFATVYEQTESSYDTLVFEATGKSLPKQKFEKIPAVWEAKVSERAMSFFKNVYNEIGTIRVERYAGEGFVECWYTARGKKNDSRYKYYFYVDTLGIQVIDNKSKGVRGGWRIGSPFSNGFALVYDTDTNFAFIDTNGKYRANYDKATPFGSGYASVFTYKNGWQIIDTTFKVVAILGEKYSEVEQVAEGKAAFVLGEKPLFFGEDNTLMGVLDAATGKEIIAPKFKQIKPFSEGLAAAQDAQTLLWGYIDASGNWVLHAKWVQAESFKNGYATTAIALPDERSGLSKTLGIY, from the coding sequence ATGGCTGGTATTTTTTTTACACTATTCTATGGTATTATGGCCGTTATTTTGGGCGTGCTCATTAGCGGTTCTTTTAAGAAATTCTCTCAAAATCAGGGTTTTGCAAAGAGCTTTGCTCCTGTATTAGTGGCGTTGCCTGTGCTGGCTATTATCGGTTCGGTGGGTTGGTTTATTCGTTCCGAGCACCTGAAAGAGGCCAAGCGTTCGTTTGAGGCAAAAAATACGCGTTGGGGCTTGATGGACAAAACGGGCAAATATACCATTGCGCCTACTTATTTGTGGCCTTTGGAGGAAGTAAACGCGCAGGGTATAACTTTTGCTACTGTTTACGAACAAACAGAAAGCAGTTATGATACGCTTGTTTTTGAGGCAACGGGCAAGTCGTTACCCAAGCAGAAATTTGAAAAAATACCAGCCGTTTGGGAAGCCAAAGTGTCAGAACGAGCCATGAGTTTTTTTAAAAACGTGTACAACGAAATCGGTACTATTCGCGTAGAGCGTTACGCAGGCGAAGGGTTTGTGGAATGTTGGTACACGGCCAGAGGCAAAAAAAATGATAGCCGTTATAAGTATTATTTTTATGTGGATACGCTTGGTATTCAGGTGATTGACAATAAAAGTAAAGGGGTGCGTGGAGGCTGGCGCATCGGCTCGCCGTTTAGCAATGGGTTTGCGTTGGTCTATGACACCGACACGAACTTTGCTTTTATAGACACTAATGGAAAATATCGCGCCAATTACGACAAAGCTACGCCGTTTGGGAGTGGTTATGCTTCGGTTTTTACTTACAAAAATGGCTGGCAAATCATTGATACGACATTTAAGGTAGTGGCCATTTTGGGCGAAAAATATTCGGAAGTGGAGCAAGTGGCCGAAGGCAAAGCTGCATTTGTGTTGGGAGAAAAACCATTATTTTTTGGAGAAGACAATACGCTGATGGGTGTGCTGGATGCGGCCACAGGCAAAGAAATCATTGCCCCCAAATTCAAACAAATTAAGCCTTTTTCAGAAGGTTTGGCGGCGGCGCAAGATGCCCAAACGCTGCTTTGGGGCTATATAGACGCTTCAGGAAATTGGGTTTTACATGCCAAATGGGTACAAGCCGAGTCGTTCAAAAATGGCTATGCTACTACGGCCATTGCGCTACCAGATGAGCGTTCGGGTTTAAGCAAAACACTGGGTATTTATTAG
- a CDS encoding polyprenol monophosphomannose synthase, with protein MKDSIVIIPTYNECENVEAIIRKVFSLAQPFDVLIIDDGSPDGTAEIVRKLQFEFVGRLHLEQRKGKLGLGTAYIHGFKYALRHGYEYIFEMDADFSHNPEDLVRLRAACADEGYDMAIGSRYVVGVNVVNWPMSRVLMSYFASYYVRFVTGMDIQDTTAGFKCYRRKVLETINLDKVKFIGYAFQIEMKFTAWKFGFKIKEVPIIFTDRTKGQSKMSKGIFKEAVFGVLQMKISSLFKTYRIEP; from the coding sequence TTGAAAGATTCGATAGTGATTATACCGACCTACAACGAATGCGAAAACGTAGAGGCCATTATACGGAAGGTATTTTCCTTAGCGCAGCCTTTCGACGTACTCATCATTGATGACGGCTCGCCCGACGGCACCGCCGAAATAGTCCGAAAACTGCAATTTGAGTTTGTAGGAAGATTGCATTTGGAACAACGCAAAGGCAAACTTGGACTTGGCACAGCCTACATACACGGCTTCAAATACGCGTTGCGTCACGGTTACGAATATATTTTTGAAATGGACGCAGATTTTTCGCACAACCCCGAAGACCTCGTGCGCCTACGCGCCGCCTGCGCCGATGAAGGCTATGACATGGCTATTGGCTCGCGCTATGTGGTGGGGGTCAATGTCGTAAACTGGCCAATGAGTCGCGTGCTGATGTCGTATTTTGCCAGTTATTATGTGCGTTTCGTTACGGGCATGGACATTCAGGACACGACGGCGGGCTTCAAATGTTATCGCCGCAAAGTTCTGGAAACCATCAATTTAGATAAAGTAAAATTCATTGGTTACGCCTTCCAAATAGAAATGAAATTCACGGCTTGGAAGTTTGGGTTTAAGATAAAAGAAGTGCCGATTATTTTCACCGACCGCACCAAAGGCCAGTCCAAAATGTCTAAAGGCATTTTCAAAGAAGCGGTTTTTGGGGTTTTGCAAATGAAAATTAGTAGTTTGTTCAAAACCTACCGCATCGAACCCTAA
- the ispF gene encoding 2-C-methyl-D-erythritol 2,4-cyclodiphosphate synthase has translation MIKIRVGQGYDVHQLQEGRDFWLGGIKIPHTHGAVGHSDADVLIHAICDSLLGAANMRDIGYHYSDQDAKFKGIDSKILLKDVVSKITEAGYKIGNVDTTLLLQAPKIAPYIDEMKSCLAGVMGIGVEDVSIKATTTEKMGFVGRKEGVVAEAVALIYKD, from the coding sequence ATGATAAAAATTAGAGTCGGACAAGGGTACGACGTACATCAACTACAAGAAGGCCGCGATTTTTGGCTCGGCGGCATCAAAATTCCACACACGCACGGAGCTGTAGGCCATTCGGACGCAGACGTACTCATTCACGCGATTTGTGATTCGCTGCTCGGTGCGGCCAATATGCGCGACATCGGGTATCATTATTCTGACCAAGACGCGAAGTTTAAGGGCATTGACAGCAAGATTTTGCTCAAAGACGTGGTATCCAAAATTACGGAAGCGGGCTACAAAATCGGTAATGTGGATACAACATTGCTGCTCCAAGCTCCTAAAATCGCGCCATACATCGACGAGATGAAAAGCTGCTTGGCGGGCGTAATGGGCATAGGCGTAGAAGATGTTTCCATCAAAGCCACCACCACCGAAAAAATGGGATTTGTGGGACGCAAAGAAGGCGTAGTAGCCGAAGCAGTGGCCTTGATTTACAAGGACTAA
- the yidD gene encoding membrane protein insertion efficiency factor YidD, with product MPKLSNLLKNKWLLGVVFLVLFPQKGISQNRLQDLQLLSHADTLTKPVATTHYKGYNPLKWALHGSLSFYQNVISRQISASCLYHTSCSRFSRKALQEFGILKGIALTTDRLGRCNRIAATDIRPVRIGADGLVEDEPYMYRLKK from the coding sequence ATGCCAAAGTTATCAAATCTGCTAAAAAATAAGTGGCTGCTTGGGGTTGTATTTTTGGTATTATTCCCCCAGAAAGGCATAAGCCAAAACCGCCTACAAGATTTACAGCTCCTCTCCCACGCCGACACACTAACCAAACCTGTTGCCACCACCCACTACAAAGGATACAATCCACTCAAATGGGCATTGCATGGCAGTTTGTCATTTTATCAAAATGTTATTTCACGTCAAATCTCGGCGAGCTGTTTGTACCATACGTCTTGTTCGCGTTTTAGCCGCAAGGCACTGCAAGAATTTGGCATCTTGAAGGGCATTGCCCTGACCACCGACCGTTTAGGGCGTTGCAATCGCATTGCAGCCACCGACATTCGGCCCGTGCGCATTGGGGCGGACGGTTTAGTAGAAGACGAACCCTATATGTACCGCCTCAAAAAATGA
- a CDS encoding tetratricopeptide repeat protein, with the protein MIRYFTALILILVAHLSHAQYGQPSSFREQLQFAEHLQNTAQYEELILHYQHLTKQKGYSEAQQDSLFWGLGLAFFNQKILDSSAFYLQKIQPENPLYAQAHLLAGVDFAYQNQHTQATATIREVEKHSTDSLVLALAQVEKSGVALLQRDFKKYDSLQQNSWAGQFYATSEPHESLEKSKLALQKVKKRSPLVAGLMSAIIPGSGKIYAGKRGQGISSLLQCVALGLPTYESYRKAGVKSARFIIYGSLFTAVYIGNIWGSSLSVQIKQQEMYDKIDNQLLFDMRIPLRNVFNY; encoded by the coding sequence ATGATACGATATTTCACTGCATTAATTTTGATTTTGGTGGCGCACCTGAGCCATGCGCAATACGGGCAGCCGAGCAGCTTTCGGGAACAACTCCAATTTGCTGAGCATTTGCAAAATACGGCGCAGTACGAAGAACTTATCCTTCATTATCAGCACCTTACCAAGCAAAAAGGATATTCTGAAGCGCAACAAGACAGCCTTTTTTGGGGTTTGGGTTTGGCTTTTTTCAATCAAAAAATACTGGATTCTTCGGCCTTTTATTTACAAAAAATACAACCCGAAAACCCGCTATATGCACAAGCTCACTTACTGGCTGGCGTGGATTTTGCCTATCAAAACCAACACACCCAAGCCACCGCCACGATTAGGGAAGTGGAAAAACACAGTACAGACAGTTTGGTTTTGGCACTGGCACAAGTCGAAAAATCAGGAGTTGCGCTGCTTCAACGTGATTTCAAAAAATATGATTCGTTGCAACAAAATTCGTGGGCTGGGCAATTTTATGCCACTTCAGAGCCGCACGAATCGCTGGAAAAGAGTAAATTAGCCTTACAAAAAGTTAAAAAACGTTCGCCGTTGGTGGCGGGGCTGATGTCGGCAATTATACCTGGTAGCGGCAAAATATACGCGGGCAAACGCGGGCAAGGAATTTCATCGCTGCTACAATGCGTGGCGTTGGGGTTGCCGACCTATGAGAGTTATCGGAAAGCTGGCGTAAAAAGTGCCAGATTTATCATTTACGGCAGCTTATTTACTGCCGTTTACATTGGCAATATTTGGGGCAGCAGCCTGAGCGTACAGATAAAACAACAAGAAATGTATGACAAAATTGACAACCAACTGCTTTTTGATATGCGCATTCCTTTGCGGAATGTGTTTAATTACTAA
- a CDS encoding TM2 domain-containing protein yields the protein MKKLLFLAIAFILSFAVTPNTAKASNAYTVNDEAVETLFQSGVQVLSLADESATMLDIAGVSNAETVKASGKNPLVAFLLSWFLGYLGIHRAYLGTATGVVIGYILTCGGLGIVATIDWIVLLIGVIDDDISKYENNKKFFMW from the coding sequence ATGAAAAAACTATTGTTTTTAGCGATTGCCTTCATTTTGTCTTTCGCCGTAACTCCAAACACTGCAAAAGCTTCTAATGCTTACACTGTAAACGACGAAGCAGTTGAAACATTATTCCAAAGTGGCGTGCAGGTATTGTCTTTGGCTGATGAAAGTGCTACAATGCTTGATATTGCTGGCGTGAGCAATGCCGAAACAGTAAAAGCAAGCGGCAAAAACCCATTGGTAGCGTTCTTACTTTCTTGGTTTTTGGGTTATTTGGGTATTCACCGTGCGTACTTGGGTACTGCAACAGGCGTAGTTATTGGCTATATCCTTACTTGTGGTGGCTTGGGGATTGTGGCTACTATTGACTGGATTGTATTGCTTATCGGCGTGATAGACGACGACATTAGCAAGTACGAAAACAACAAAAAATTCTTTATGTGGTAA
- a CDS encoding tetratricopeptide repeat protein produces the protein MCLITKAQTRSYADSLWLAKDYQNAALSFEYQYFTANTDLKRNEALLKKTWCYKALKQFDKAQKTAERMALQTLATDTAQAAIYYELALCAYLAEHYNESLHFVLQGRHFIKDSTLTTNLFPLEILSLNELRRWDEGKAKFEQYATQNGIAASKTDSLYHFIRNPKLRNPDKAHLLSMIFPGAGQWYAGYPNKGITSLAIQTLSLGFGVYSFWHKYYFSGFFTGAGLFNMFYQGGGRYAHYLAQEKNKQLTRRYNDPIKQTIIQTEQRK, from the coding sequence ATGTGTTTAATTACTAAAGCCCAAACACGCAGCTATGCAGATAGTTTATGGTTGGCTAAAGACTACCAAAATGCTGCTTTATCTTTTGAATATCAGTATTTTACAGCAAACACAGACCTCAAACGCAACGAGGCACTTTTGAAAAAAACGTGGTGCTATAAAGCCTTAAAGCAATTTGACAAAGCCCAGAAAACCGCCGAGCGCATGGCCTTGCAAACACTTGCTACCGACACGGCGCAAGCGGCTATTTACTATGAGTTGGCTCTATGCGCGTATTTGGCCGAGCATTACAACGAAAGTTTGCATTTTGTATTACAGGGCAGGCATTTTATAAAAGATAGTACACTGACAACCAACTTATTTCCTTTAGAAATTTTGTCGCTCAATGAACTCAGGCGTTGGGACGAAGGAAAAGCCAAGTTCGAGCAATACGCCACCCAAAACGGTATTGCGGCCAGCAAAACTGATAGTTTGTACCATTTTATCCGAAACCCCAAGTTACGCAATCCTGACAAAGCGCATTTACTTTCAATGATTTTTCCAGGGGCTGGGCAATGGTACGCTGGTTATCCGAACAAAGGAATCACGTCGCTGGCCATTCAGACACTTAGTTTAGGATTTGGCGTATATAGTTTTTGGCACAAATATTACTTTTCAGGTTTTTTTACGGGTGCGGGACTTTTCAATATGTTTTATCAGGGAGGCGGCAGATATGCTCATTATTTAGCCCAAGAAAAAAACAAACAACTGACACGCCGCTACAACGACCCCATCAAACAAACCATTATCCAAACCGAACAACGGAAATAA
- a CDS encoding Gfo/Idh/MocA family protein, with product MPQKKITFAVVGCGHIGKRHAFLIQQNPEAQLVGMADTNTTLQQNIENEHNTPFFDSLESLLASGLRPDVINICTPNHLHAPQSLLALEAGCHVVCEKPMALTKADCEDVIYKSLQMSKLVFCVMQNRYSPPSVWLKELVSKGILGKIFMVQINCYWNRDGRYYKHGQGNWKGLQVSDGGTLFTQFSHFVDIMFWLFGDIKNIQARFYDFNHQHLTEFEDSGTVTFDFKKGGAGCIHYSTSVWDKNLESSITIIAENGSVKIGGQYMNEVEYCHIKDYQMPELPPASPPNDYGNYKGSAANHHFIIENVIDTLQGRNVATTNALEGLKVVEIIERIYEQKQHKSAL from the coding sequence ATGCCACAAAAAAAGATCACTTTTGCGGTGGTAGGCTGCGGACACATAGGCAAGCGGCACGCCTTTCTTATACAGCAAAATCCCGAAGCGCAATTAGTGGGCATGGCCGACACGAATACAACGTTGCAGCAGAATATTGAAAATGAGCACAATACCCCATTTTTTGATTCTTTGGAATCGCTCTTAGCCTCTGGCCTTCGCCCAGATGTCATCAATATTTGTACGCCAAATCACTTGCACGCGCCCCAATCGCTGTTGGCTTTAGAGGCTGGCTGTCATGTGGTTTGCGAAAAACCGATGGCGCTGACCAAAGCCGATTGCGAAGATGTGATTTACAAATCGCTGCAAATGTCCAAACTCGTGTTTTGTGTGATGCAAAACCGCTACAGTCCGCCATCGGTGTGGCTTAAAGAATTGGTGAGCAAAGGTATTTTGGGTAAAATTTTTATGGTGCAAATCAATTGCTACTGGAACAGAGATGGCCGCTATTACAAACACGGACAAGGCAATTGGAAAGGTTTGCAAGTCTCGGACGGCGGCACACTTTTTACGCAGTTTAGCCATTTCGTGGATATTATGTTTTGGCTTTTCGGCGACATCAAAAACATTCAAGCGCGTTTCTATGACTTTAACCACCAGCATCTTACAGAATTTGAAGACTCAGGAACGGTAACTTTTGACTTTAAAAAAGGTGGCGCGGGCTGTATTCATTATTCTACCTCCGTTTGGGATAAAAATCTCGAAAGTAGCATTACGATTATCGCCGAAAACGGCAGCGTAAAAATTGGCGGCCAGTACATGAACGAAGTGGAATATTGCCACATCAAGGACTATCAAATGCCCGAACTGCCTCCCGCCAGTCCGCCCAACGACTACGGCAATTATAAAGGCAGTGCGGCCAATCATCATTTCATTATAGAAAATGTGATAGACACACTGCAAGGCCGCAACGTAGCCACTACCAACGCCTTAGAAGGCCTGAAAGTGGTGGAAATTATAGAAAGAATTTACGAACAAAAACAACACAAATCAGCTTTATAA
- a CDS encoding acyl-CoA thioesterase codes for MSEYEQRVKNAETRIFKVVFPNTTNHYDTLFGGTAMQFMDEVAFITATRFSRKRMVTVSTSKIDFKKPIPADTIVEVIGRVSKIGHTSLEIEVEIYKEEMYNTDNREKAIQGLFTFVALDENKQPTSVL; via the coding sequence ATGAGCGAATACGAACAACGAGTTAAAAATGCTGAAACACGCATTTTTAAGGTAGTGTTTCCCAACACCACCAACCATTACGACACCCTTTTTGGCGGTACGGCCATGCAATTTATGGACGAAGTGGCCTTTATTACGGCTACACGTTTTTCGCGCAAACGCATGGTAACCGTCTCGACAAGCAAAATAGATTTTAAAAAGCCCATTCCCGCCGATACGATTGTAGAAGTAATCGGGCGCGTAAGCAAAATTGGGCATACGAGTTTGGAAATTGAGGTGGAGATTTACAAAGAAGAAATGTACAACACCGACAACCGCGAAAAAGCCATTCAAGGCCTGTTTACCTTTGTGGCTCTGGATGAAAACAAACAACCTACATCGGTTTTATAA
- the nhaA gene encoding Na+/H+ antiporter NhaA, translating to MSRSIIIKRRLRKLSPNNLFKNLPEGDAKSGLILILCVMGSLALANSAWSSVYVNFWNKTVTGEFTVLHLVNDGLMTIFFAVVGLEIKKEMVVGELSNFRKALLPFLCAIGGIIAPALIYAALNYQTENITGWAIPTATDIAFSIGILALLGSSIPRSLKVFLTALAIIDDLGAVVVIALFYSQSIDFYYVMGAILLPLGLWLLERYTKFYHISLWAVVGAVVWYLLHYSGIHATIAGVLIAAVTPIRNKNSEPLEELAHLLHQPVNKFIVPLFAIANTAIVLNAGVMGELLSGISLGIMAGLIVGKPLGIMLIAFISTKIKLTELPNQVSWKLLFGTAILAGIGFTMSLFVSFLAFSDAHRQDISKIAILIGSVMSGVLGLIYLSQTLKQNASKTPH from the coding sequence ATGAGCAGAAGCATTATAATAAAGCGTAGATTACGAAAACTTTCTCCTAATAATTTGTTCAAAAATCTGCCCGAAGGCGATGCAAAAAGCGGACTGATTTTGATTTTGTGCGTCATGGGGTCTTTGGCTTTGGCAAACTCAGCGTGGAGCAGTGTGTATGTTAATTTTTGGAATAAAACCGTAACGGGTGAGTTTACAGTCTTGCATTTGGTGAATGATGGCCTCATGACCATTTTTTTTGCGGTGGTGGGCTTGGAAATAAAAAAAGAAATGGTGGTGGGCGAACTTTCCAATTTCAGAAAAGCCCTATTGCCATTCCTTTGCGCCATTGGCGGCATTATTGCCCCTGCACTTATTTACGCGGCACTCAACTACCAAACTGAAAACATAACGGGTTGGGCTATCCCGACGGCCACCGACATTGCTTTTTCTATTGGGATTTTGGCACTACTCGGAAGCAGTATTCCGCGCAGCCTCAAAGTTTTTCTGACGGCTTTGGCCATCATCGACGATTTGGGCGCGGTCGTAGTCATTGCCTTATTTTACAGCCAAAGCATTGATTTTTATTATGTTATGGGTGCCATTTTATTACCGCTGGGCTTGTGGCTACTGGAACGCTACACCAAATTTTACCACATAAGCCTGTGGGCTGTCGTGGGCGCGGTGGTGTGGTATTTGCTGCATTATTCGGGCATTCATGCCACTATTGCGGGGGTACTGATTGCGGCAGTTACGCCGATTCGCAACAAAAATTCTGAACCTTTGGAAGAGTTGGCTCATTTGCTACACCAACCCGTAAACAAATTTATTGTACCACTTTTTGCCATCGCTAATACGGCCATTGTACTGAATGCGGGCGTAATGGGCGAATTATTATCGGGGATTAGTTTGGGCATTATGGCGGGGCTTATCGTCGGCAAACCGCTGGGTATCATGCTTATAGCTTTTATTTCTACCAAAATAAAACTCACAGAATTGCCCAACCAAGTGAGTTGGAAACTTTTGTTCGGAACAGCTATTTTGGCGGGGATTGGCTTTACGATGTCCTTGTTCGTTTCGTTTCTGGCCTTTAGCGATGCGCATCGGCAAGACATTTCCAAAATTGCTATCCTGATTGGCTCGGTGATGTCGGGCGTGTTGGGACTCATTTATTTAAGCCAAACACTCAAACAAAACGCGTCAAAAACACCGCATTAA
- a CDS encoding LolA family protein: protein MTLHKSFLTVMVLAITSQLAVSQSFQKFQAQLVTKNFHNGKTLTSTGEVAYTGAGKMITHLRSPQEGYTINTAKGEVSIYTPKTKEVYTLQNTQYSTENSQLYFFLQNKKNDLGLKNMGFTLKNTRYDKDLVITQWQPPIQASNVLKEVELVHQGYLPIYMSYTDAKSRIVKKMYFYNYTNISGVDFPQAITQIDYPFAGDSIVSKNAYSDLKINAQATSGLFDFTVPRNAKVIKSAKK, encoded by the coding sequence ATGACCTTACATAAATCATTTCTGACGGTAATGGTATTGGCCATTACCTCACAACTGGCGGTATCTCAATCTTTCCAAAAATTTCAGGCGCAATTAGTTACCAAAAACTTCCATAACGGAAAAACCTTGACTTCTACGGGCGAAGTCGCTTACACGGGTGCGGGCAAAATGATTACGCATTTACGTTCACCACAAGAGGGATACACCATCAACACGGCCAAAGGCGAAGTAAGCATTTACACGCCCAAAACGAAAGAAGTCTATACTCTCCAAAATACACAATACAGCACCGAAAACAGCCAATTATATTTTTTCCTTCAAAACAAAAAAAATGATTTGGGGCTAAAAAATATGGGCTTTACGCTCAAAAACACGCGCTACGACAAAGATTTGGTGATTACGCAATGGCAACCGCCCATACAGGCCAGCAACGTACTGAAAGAAGTAGAATTAGTGCATCAGGGTTATTTGCCAATTTATATGAGCTATACAGATGCAAAAAGTCGCATTGTAAAAAAAATGTACTTTTATAATTATACCAACATTTCGGGCGTAGATTTTCCGCAAGCCATCACGCAAATAGATTATCCGTTTGCAGGAGACTCAATTGTAAGCAAAAATGCTTATAGTGATTTAAAAATCAACGCACAAGCTACTTCAGGTCTTTTTGATTTTACTGTTCCGCGCAATGCCAAAGTTATCAAATCTGCTAAAAAATAA
- a CDS encoding acyl-CoA thioesterase, whose product MLFYFMARIKLDLPSVFSFSTEVPIRVTDLNYGGHVGNDTILSIVHEARVQYFNSLGYTELSLAGVGVIMADSAIVYKSESFHGDTLRIEVAAAEFSKYGFDLYYKLSNKATGKTVAEAKTGIVCFDYQIRKVAALPTEALEKLQITDSQ is encoded by the coding sequence ATGTTATTTTATTTTATGGCGCGTATCAAACTTGACTTGCCCAGTGTTTTTAGTTTTAGTACCGAAGTTCCCATTCGGGTAACCGACCTTAACTATGGCGGACACGTAGGCAACGACACGATTTTGTCTATTGTGCATGAAGCACGGGTGCAATACTTCAACTCATTGGGTTATACGGAACTCTCTTTGGCGGGAGTGGGTGTCATTATGGCCGACAGCGCAATAGTATATAAAAGCGAATCGTTTCATGGGGATACGTTGCGCATAGAAGTGGCCGCCGCCGAGTTTAGTAAATATGGCTTTGACCTTTACTACAAACTCAGCAACAAGGCAACAGGCAAAACCGTAGCCGAAGCCAAAACAGGCATTGTGTGTTTTGATTACCAAATTCGCAAAGTGGCGGCCTTGCCTACGGAAGCACTCGAAAAGCTACAAATAACTGACAGTCAATAA
- a CDS encoding outer membrane beta-barrel protein yields MNIQLQQIYRVLLGLFIGWSVLLPAQLCYGQTEPTKERLDLRNNKEKVSDYWHNFKLQTIRFQYNYCFWGNAPTAIKTKKIFTKNTDKDFASNFPAIDLQFYFGNPLGKDQSWHILVGLGVGFTKYNFRNQVNFIKKSDNELVYEMDTINKDYVQNRISHRYLEIPLQINRRIGSDNFFWENIVSVGWNFQTIYKNKYKAGSISTEERKDISKYMNKLRINLQTGFSLGEFVSIYASWEPIAQFAPSKSAIKTNPFKTGWAVQIPMSWFR; encoded by the coding sequence ATGAATATACAACTACAACAGATTTACCGCGTATTATTGGGGCTATTCATTGGCTGGAGCGTATTATTACCCGCACAACTTTGTTATGGACAAACCGAACCAACGAAAGAACGTTTGGATTTAAGAAATAACAAAGAAAAAGTATCCGATTATTGGCATAATTTCAAGCTACAAACAATCAGATTCCAATACAATTATTGTTTTTGGGGAAATGCGCCGACAGCCATCAAAACCAAGAAAATTTTTACTAAAAATACGGACAAAGATTTTGCTTCCAATTTTCCAGCTATAGACCTACAATTTTATTTTGGTAATCCGCTTGGTAAAGACCAATCTTGGCATATTTTAGTAGGTTTAGGCGTTGGTTTTACGAAATATAATTTCCGAAATCAAGTAAATTTTATTAAAAAAAGTGATAATGAATTAGTGTATGAAATGGACACAATTAATAAAGATTATGTTCAGAATAGAATATCGCATCGTTATTTGGAAATACCGCTACAAATCAATAGAAGAATCGGTTCTGACAACTTTTTTTGGGAAAATATAGTGTCTGTTGGCTGGAATTTTCAAACCATTTACAAAAACAAATACAAAGCTGGCAGCATTAGTACGGAAGAAAGAAAAGATATTTCTAAATACATGAATAAGCTACGCATCAACCTACAAACGGGCTTTTCTTTGGGCGAATTTGTGAGTATTTATGCCAGTTGGGAACCTATCGCGCAGTTTGCGCCAAGCAAATCGGCTATCAAAACCAATCCGTTCAAAACGGGCTGGGCAGTACAAATTCCTATGTCTTGGTTTCGCTAA
- a CDS encoding glucose 1-dehydrogenase, with amino-acid sequence MSTLQGKTIIITGAAMGLGLATAQECAAQGANLTLVDFNEKALAEAKADLATKFPKANVLTIVADVSKEEAAANYVAETVKVFGRIDGFYNNAGIEGRQAPLTSYDVDVFKKVIDINLTGVYFGMRHVIPVMQKQKYGRIVNVASVGGIRGVMNQTPYVASKHAVSGMTKNAALEYGRDGITTNAIAPGAILTPMVAEAFRQVNPADPKAAEDGYAQANPTKRLGQPSEVAKVVAFLLSEDCSYVSGQTIAIDGGESNSYGIV; translated from the coding sequence ATGAGTACCTTACAAGGAAAAACAATCATCATCACTGGTGCAGCGATGGGACTAGGACTTGCCACAGCGCAAGAATGTGCCGCACAAGGCGCGAATCTTACTTTAGTAGATTTCAACGAAAAGGCATTGGCAGAAGCAAAAGCCGATTTAGCAACCAAATTTCCAAAAGCCAACGTTTTGACCATCGTAGCAGACGTTTCTAAAGAAGAAGCTGCCGCAAACTATGTAGCCGAAACTGTAAAAGTATTCGGACGGATCGACGGGTTTTATAACAATGCAGGTATCGAAGGTCGCCAAGCCCCTCTTACAAGCTACGATGTAGATGTTTTCAAAAAAGTAATAGACATTAACTTGACAGGTGTTTATTTTGGTATGCGCCATGTAATTCCTGTGATGCAAAAACAAAAATACGGACGTATCGTAAACGTGGCATCAGTGGGCGGTATCAGAGGCGTAATGAACCAAACGCCTTATGTGGCCAGCAAGCACGCCGTATCAGGTATGACCAAAAACGCCGCCCTCGAATATGGCCGCGACGGTATTACGACCAACGCCATTGCGCCAGGGGCTATCCTTACGCCAATGGTGGCCGAAGCATTCCGCCAAGTGAACCCAGCCGACCCGAAAGCAGCCGAAGACGGTTATGCACAAGCTAACCCTACCAAGCGTCTGGGACAACCTTCGGAAGTGGCTAAAGTTGTCGCATTCTTATTGAGCGAAGATTGTAGCTATGTGAGCGGCCAAACGATCGCCATCGACGGTGGAGAATCGAACAGCTACGGCATTGTTTAA